A single window of Channa argus isolate prfri chromosome 12, Channa argus male v1.0, whole genome shotgun sequence DNA harbors:
- the LOC137137068 gene encoding transmembrane protease serine 11E-like, whose protein sequence is MASYKVMSVVTLQTPESLSQLDDGECPWMESLQKDGRRVCGRTLVDEDSVLSSVDCFSSLPTGCVWTLPPTLSKYNCLDNEGCLV, encoded by the exons ATGGCTTCCTACAAAGTGATGAGTGTGGTGACTCTGCAGACACCAG agagtctctcacagctggatg ATGGTGAGTGTCCGTGGATGGAGAGTCTACAGAAGGATGGACGTCGTGTGTGTGGTCGGACTCTGGTGGACGAGGACTCTGTGCTGAGCAGTGTCGACTGTTTCTCAAG TTTACCCACAGGATGTGTTTGGACCCTCCCCCCAACCCTGTCCAAGTACAACTGTCTGGACAACGAAGGATGTTTGGTGTGA